The Streptomyces sp. NBC_00659 genomic interval ACGGGAACGTATACGAGCAGGGCCCAGACGGGCACGAACACGAGCCAGGCCCCGAACTTCGCCCGGTCGGCGACCGCCCCGCTGATCAGCGCGGCGGTGATGATCGCGAAGGTGAGCTGGAAGGTGGCGAAGAGCAGGGTGGGGACACTCCCCCGGACGCTGTCCGGCCCGAGCCCGGCCATCCCGGCGTGCTCCAGCCCGCCGACGAGCCCTCCGAACGCGTCCGGACCGAACGCGAGGGAGTATCCGGCGGTCAGCCACACCACGGTGACCAGGGCGATCGATACGAAGCTCATCATCAGCATGTTGAGCACGCTCTTCGCGCGGACCATGCCGCCGTAGAACAGGGCGAGGCCGGGGGTCATCAGGAGCACGAGCGCGGTGGCGGCGAGCAGCCAGGCTGTGTCGCCGCTGTCGATCCGGGAAGCGGCCAGAGTCACGGTCTCTCCAACGGAGTGGGGGCACGAGGTGGGGGCGCCGTCAGAGCGTCGTGGGCGCGCGTTTCCGGTTGCGTTCGCCCGCGTTTCCGATGTGTTTCATTGCGCCGTCATTTCCGATTCCTCACCGTGAGGACACATGGCCCACGGCTCCGGAACGCCTCTCGCGCATGAACCGGAATGATCGCTTCACGCGTGCGGGGGCGACCGCTTCACGGCTGTCGAACACCTTGGTACGGCGGGCGCCCGACGATCAGGGACAATGGGCGCCATGAGCGTTCGCAACCAGTCATCCGAGCCGTCCGAGGACGGGGGCACCTCCCGCCCCCTCGATGCGGTGGGCGACCACCGTGCCGGCTTCGCCTGTTTCGTGGGCCGCCCCAACGCGGGCAAGTCCACCCTCACGAACGCTCTGGTCGGCCAGAAGGTGGCGATCACCGCGAACCAGCCGCAGACCACGCGTCACACCGTGCGCGGCATCGTGCACCGGCCCGACGCGCAGCTGATCCTCGTCGACACCCCTGGCCTGCACAAACCGCGCACCCTGCTGGGCGAGCGGCTCAACGACATCGTCCGCACGACCTGGGCGGAGGTCGACGTGATCGGCTTCTGTCTGCCCGCGAACGAGAAGCTCGGCCCGGGTGACCGTTTCATCGCGAAGGAACTGGCGTCGATCAAGAAGACGCCGAAGATCGCGATCGTCACCAAGACCGACCTCGTCGACAGCAAGACGCTCGCCGAGCAGCTCATCGCGATCGACCAGCTCGGCCGGGAGCTCGGCTTCGAGTGGGCCGAGATCGTCC includes:
- the era gene encoding GTPase Era, whose translation is MGAMSVRNQSSEPSEDGGTSRPLDAVGDHRAGFACFVGRPNAGKSTLTNALVGQKVAITANQPQTTRHTVRGIVHRPDAQLILVDTPGLHKPRTLLGERLNDIVRTTWAEVDVIGFCLPANEKLGPGDRFIAKELASIKKTPKIAIVTKTDLVDSKTLAEQLIAIDQLGRELGFEWAEIVPVSAVGDSQVGLLADLIVPLLPEGPALYPEGDLTDEPEQVMIAELIREAALEGVRDELPHSIAVVVEEMLPREDRPADKPLLDIHAFVYIERPSQKGIIIGPKGKRLKDVGIKSRKQIEALLGTPVFLDLHVKVAKDWQRDPRQLRKLGF